The stretch of DNA AAAACCTTCTGGCCGAGGCCGTAGCGCCGCCTTCCAGGCGGCCCTCAACCATGCCGGCGAAAGACAGGATCGTTCCGTGGATGCCGGCAACTCCCCAGTGATTGTGATGCGCGCATCAAAGGTCGAGTTGCGATAGAAGCCCGTCGAGGTTGGAATCGTCCACAAAGAGCTCGGCGGCTAGGGCGAGGGGTTCTTGCGCTTCATCGAAGCCGCGGAAGAGACGCAGCTTGGCCAGCGCGTACTCTTCCGTCCCGGTCATCCGCCGGCCAACGCCTTTTTCCCAGTTGCCCACGGCCTCTTGCCAAACATAGACGTGCAGGGGAAACGATGTTTTTCGGTCAGTGGAAACAAGGTAGGTGTACACGGTGACCCCATCGGAGCCGGACCCGGAAATTTTTTTCCGCGTTGTCTTTTCTACCTCGTAGAAACAATATTGATACGTTACCCCGCTCTCAGCGGAGTAACTTTTCACGCGGCGGTGAACTTCGGGCCTGGCCATCTTCGTTCAAAAGCGATTATTGGCCGCGTGTGCAAGCGTGTCAAGCCAGGCAGGAACCGGACGCGGAGCCGGACTCCAGCCCAACCCTCGCTATCCGGATTTCCTCGGGGGAGGAGGAGATTCCGCTTCGATCCGCCGGATGGCGCTGCGGATCATCTCATTGGTGGGTCGCTCGCGGAAATCGGTGCGGACAAATTTCCAGCGGACAATGCCGTTCGCGTCGATGATGTAAGCTCCCGGGTGCGGCCAGCCCCGGCCAGCCGGGTTCAGGATGCCAAAGCGATCAATCACCCGGTGACCCAAATCCTGCAAGATCGGGTAGTCCATGGGACCGGGATAGGCAGCCAGTTCTTCGGAAAGTTTTGCCCAGACCTCAGGTCCTTCCGGGCTGATGCCCAGGATTTGCACGCGGCGCTTCTCCGCCGGAGCAAGTAGCGATTTCAGCTGCCCGAGCTGATGCGCGCAGACCTGTCACCAGTGGCCGCGAAAGAAGACGAGGAGCACAATCTTCTTGCCGCGAAAATGAGAGAGCTGGACGGGACGCTTCTGATAGTCGAGCAGGACAAAGTCCGGGGCTGCATCGCCTACCCGGACGCGTTCGATATCAAAAGGATTGGTCGGGCTGCCGTCCAAGGGGCCGAGCATCTGAGCCAGGACCGGCGGGTGCATGGGCACCAGCCCCGATGATTTTATCGGGGCCAGGGCGGCGCACAGGAACAAAGCAAGATGGAAAGCCAAGGAAATCTCTCCGGGGGCGGCATTCTACCACCAATTCCCTGCTTCCCCGCAAGGCAGGCGGCATCGGCTTAACTGTCGCGCAAGAAATCGAGCCCGTGTTGGCCTCGTTCGGTGAGCAAGGCAACGCTGCGCACGATGCTCTGGCACGTAGTCCGTCTTCCGCGCCAGCCACCCGCGCAAGATCCGCCCCCCATCCATCGGATAGGCTGGAATCAAATTGAATAGAGCGAGATACAGATTTGCCCAAAGCAAGCTGGGCCAGAGGTCTTCTGTGTTGATGATGGGATGGACAAACGACCGGTCCGAACGGCTCACCACCAAGAAACCCAGAACCACGCCGGCGATCACAAGATTCACCGCCGGCCCGGCCAGCGCGATGGGAACTTCCTGGCGCGGTTCGGGCACGTCCTCGAGCGCGGCGATGCCGCCGAGGGGCAGCAGCGTGATGGAGCGCACCCGGACGCCGTACCGCTGGCTCACGAAGCTGTGGAGAACGTCGCCCGCCAACGCTTCCCACCGCACAACCTTTTTGAGGTACCATTGCATCCTCGAAGGCCAGGTGATAATTTTTTCGCGCTCGCTGATCCCGCAGACCGGGACGGTGAAGCCGCTGCTCGGAACAGGGAAGGTCCAACAGCTTGATGAAGCGGCCACACGGGTTGCTTCTCTGCGCCTTCACCCTCCTGTTGGTGGGATGCGGTGGATGCGGTGGAGGAGGATTCGTTCCGCCCAGGGTTCTTTCGGTCACCGTCGCGCCGGCCAATCCGCGCGTGGCGGTGAATCGCACACAACAGTTCACTGCCAATGTCACGGTCGAGGGGAATGCGAGCACATTGGTTAGTTGGAGCATTACGCCGGCCGGCATCGGCTCCATCAACACCATAACAGGTCTCTATACCGCGCCCGCTTTTGTGCCGGCACCGGCTACCGTCACCATCACCGCCACCAGCGTCGCCGATGGCACGAAGTCAGGCTCGACTGCCGCAACGATCACCATCAGCGTGGTGGTAACCCCGGCCACGCCCCAGATTCTCATCGGGACAAGCCAATCCTTCAGCGCGCTTGTCCAGGGGACGGCCATCCGAACGATTGACCACTGGACTGTGAACGGGATCACGGACGGGGACGCGGCGACGGTAGGCGCCATCACCCGCGGGAAT from Candidatus Acidiferrales bacterium encodes:
- a CDS encoding M50 family metallopeptidase, with translation MAASSSCWTFPVPSSGFTVPVCGISEREKIITWPSRMQWYLKKVVRWEALAGDVLHSFVSQRYGVRVRSITLLPLGGIAALEDVPEPRQEVPIALAGPAVNLVIAGVVLGFLVVSRSDRSFVHPIINTEDLWPSLLWANLYLALFNLIPAYPMDGGRILRGWLARKTDYVPEHRAQRCLAHRTRPTRARFLARQLSRCRLPCGEAGNWW